A region from the Methylocella sp. genome encodes:
- a CDS encoding DUF6878 family protein — protein sequence MTEHSPVTPVAAPTLANWDVQRGEHDRLDAELRSANKAVVFDALIAAGLTIITVRFDGYGDSGQIEDIEAKAGDEVVALPPGNVEIAAAAWGHAEPERTVMSIRDAIERLAYDFLEETHDGWENSDGAYGDFIFDVAERTITLDYNERHMESDYSQHVF from the coding sequence ATGACCGAGCACTCCCCCGTCACCCCAGTAGCCGCCCCTACGCTCGCCAATTGGGATGTCCAGCGCGGCGAGCATGATCGCCTCGATGCCGAACTGCGTTCCGCGAACAAGGCCGTCGTCTTCGATGCACTCATCGCAGCCGGCCTCACCATCATCACCGTCCGTTTCGACGGCTATGGCGACAGCGGGCAGATCGAGGACATTGAAGCCAAGGCCGGTGACGAGGTCGTCGCCCTGCCGCCCGGCAATGTCGAGATCGCGGCCGCCGCCTGGGGCCACGCCGAGCCCGAACGGACGGTGATGTCCATCCGCGATGCAATCGAGCGACTGGCCTACGATTTTCTCGAGGAAACCCACGACGGCTGGGAAAACAGCGACGGCGCCTATGGCGACTTCATCTTCGACGTCGCCGAACGGACCATCACGCTCGATTACAATGAGCGGCACATGGAGTCCGACTATTCCCAGCATGTATTCTGA